One region of Chanodichthys erythropterus isolate Z2021 chromosome 17, ASM2448905v1, whole genome shotgun sequence genomic DNA includes:
- the si:ch211-261a10.5 gene encoding potassium channel subfamily K member 13, which translates to MVQSDHSGRSGKGCGCIWSHINLDFVRISLLWFVIFFYTLFGAAVFSALERPSELEAHCRWNRQLAEFVQDHQVPLEDLRELLGHYEGAVAAGIQMEPRRPRWDFSGAFYFVATVVSTIGFGMAAPATLNGKIFLIFYGLIGCSTTILFFNLFLERMITLITFLTRRCRKQKQRTKLSKKHIVPNLNTQPENGDGQEDWKPSVYYVTLILATVALLVNCGASGLYSAMEDWSYPESMYFCFVAFSTMGFGDMVSGQKAHYEARLVYQIANSVMIILGVSCTYSLFSVTAIIIKQMLNWILSKLFSLHCCRCQGCCSVTGLKVKEPANQQIQSTSNHQGTCHVVKASHPSTSKCKCASTAVETVCQSQDTVKTGPTFEHEIRDLEKLPTNDAEKEVFSAVSKNCHHHSVQEDVRTVTLSNHQQQETNNNAKPIL; encoded by the exons ATGGTTCAGTCAGATCATTCTGGTAGGAGTGGGAAAGGCTGTGGCTGCATTTGGTCTCATATCAACTTAGACTTTGTCCGAATATCTCTGTTATGGTTTGTGATCTTCTTCTACACCTTATTTGGGGCTGCTGTCTTCTCGGCCCTCGAGAGACCTTCAGAACTGGAGGCACACTGCAGATGGAACAGACAGCTGGCTGAATTTGTTCAGGATCACCAGGTTCCTTTAGAGGACTTGCGTGAGCTGCTGGGACACTATGAGGGGGCCGTTGCCGCTGGGATTCAAATGGAACCAAGGAGACCCCGGTGGGACTTCTCAGGAGCTTTTTACTTTGTGGCAACTGTAGTCAGCACTATTG GTTTCGGGATGGCAGCACCCGCTACCCTCAATGGAAAAATTTTCCTTATCTTCTATGGGCTGATAGGCTGCTCAACCACCATCCTATTCTTCAACCTCTTTCTGGAACGCATGATAACGCTGATTACATTCCTCACACGTAGATGTCGGAAGCAAAAACAAAGGACAAAGCTGAGTAAAAAACATATTGTCCCAAATTTAAACACACAACCAGAAAATGGAGATGGTCAGGAGGACTGGAAACCTTCAGTTTACTATGTAACACTTATTTTAGCAACAGTTGCACTTCTGGTGAACTGCGGAGCATCGGGCCTGTACTCGGCTATGGAGGATTGGAGCTACCCAGAGTCGATGTACTTCTGCTTTGTAGCTTTCAGCACCATGGGTTTCGGGGACATGGTGAGCGGACAGAAGGCCCATTATGAAGCACGTTTAGTCTACCAGATAGCCAACTCTGTAATGATCATCCTTGGCGTGAGCTGCACATACTCTCTTTTCAGTGTCACTGCCATCATCATCAAGCAGATGCTGAACTGGATTTTGTCCAAGCTGTTCAGTCTGCATTGCTGTCGGTGTCAGGGCTGCTGCTCCGTCACAGGTCTGAAAGTCAAAGAACCGGCCAATCAGCAGATCCAGAGCACAAGCAACCATCAAGGCACCTGTCATGTGGTCAAGGCCTCTCACCCTTCCACGAGTAAGTGTAAGTGTGCCAGCACTGCAGTAGAAACCGTGTGCCAGAGCCAAGACACAGTGAAGACCGGTCCAACCTTTGAACACGAAATCAGAGATTTGGAAAAACTGCCAACGAATGATGCAGAGAAAGAAGTTTTCAGTGCTGTCAGCAAGAACTGTCATCATCACAGTGTGCAGGAGGATGTGAGAACAGTTACACTGTCAAATCATCAGCAGCAAGAGACAAACAATAATGCAAAACCcatactgtaa
- the calm3a gene encoding calmodulin 3a (phosphorylase kinase, delta) isoform X3, whose translation MADQLTEEQIAEFKEAFSLFDKDGDGTITTKELGTVMRSLGQNPTEAELQDMINEVDADGNGTIDFPEFLTMMARKMKDTDSEEEIREAFRVFDKDGNGYISAAELRHVMTNLGEKLTDEEVDEMIREADIDGDGQVNYEEFVQMMTAK comes from the exons ATG gcagatcagttGACCGAGGAACAGATTGCTG AGTTCAAGGAGGCGTTCTCACTCTTCGACAAAGATGGCGATGGCACCATTACCACCAAAGAGTTGGGCACAGTGATGCGCTCATTGGGTCAGAACCCCACTGAGGCTGAGCTCCAGGACATGATCAACGAGGTCGACGCTGATG GCAATGGAACTATAGACTTCCCAGAGTTCCTTACCATGATGGCGAGGAAAATGAAGGACACGGACAGTGAAGAGGAAATCCGAGAAGCTTTCAGAGTCTTTGACAAG GATGGAAACGGCTACATCAGTGCAGCCGAGCTCCGTCACGTCATGACCAATCTTGGCGAGAAGTTGACAGATGAGGAAGTGGACGAGATGATCCGAGAGGCAGATATCGATGGAGACGGTCAAGTCAACTATGAAG AGTTTGTCCAGATGATGACTGCAAAGTGA
- the calm3a gene encoding calmodulin 3a (phosphorylase kinase, delta) isoform X2, with protein MQADQLTEEQIAEFKEAFSLFDKDGDGTITTKELGTVMRSLGQNPTEAELQDMINEVDADGNGTIDFPEFLTMMARKMKDTDSEEEIREAFRVFDKDGNGYISAAELRHVMTNLGEKLTDEEVDEMIREADIDGDGQVNYEEFVQMMTAK; from the exons atgcaggcagatcagttGACCGAGGAACAGATTGCTG AGTTCAAGGAGGCGTTCTCACTCTTCGACAAAGATGGCGATGGCACCATTACCACCAAAGAGTTGGGCACAGTGATGCGCTCATTGGGTCAGAACCCCACTGAGGCTGAGCTCCAGGACATGATCAACGAGGTCGACGCTGATG GCAATGGAACTATAGACTTCCCAGAGTTCCTTACCATGATGGCGAGGAAAATGAAGGACACGGACAGTGAAGAGGAAATCCGAGAAGCTTTCAGAGTCTTTGACAAG GATGGAAACGGCTACATCAGTGCAGCCGAGCTCCGTCACGTCATGACCAATCTTGGCGAGAAGTTGACAGATGAGGAAGTGGACGAGATGATCCGAGAGGCAGATATCGATGGAGACGGTCAAGTCAACTATGAAG AGTTTGTCCAGATGATGACTGCAAAGTGA
- the calm3a gene encoding calmodulin 3a (phosphorylase kinase, delta) isoform X1 → MECQDDLLAKECKEEFKEAFSLFDKDGDGTITTKELGTVMRSLGQNPTEAELQDMINEVDADGNGTIDFPEFLTMMARKMKDTDSEEEIREAFRVFDKDGNGYISAAELRHVMTNLGEKLTDEEVDEMIREADIDGDGQVNYEEFVQMMTAK, encoded by the exons ATGGAGTGCCAAGATGACCTACTTGCCAAAGAGTGCAAAGAGG AGTTCAAGGAGGCGTTCTCACTCTTCGACAAAGATGGCGATGGCACCATTACCACCAAAGAGTTGGGCACAGTGATGCGCTCATTGGGTCAGAACCCCACTGAGGCTGAGCTCCAGGACATGATCAACGAGGTCGACGCTGATG GCAATGGAACTATAGACTTCCCAGAGTTCCTTACCATGATGGCGAGGAAAATGAAGGACACGGACAGTGAAGAGGAAATCCGAGAAGCTTTCAGAGTCTTTGACAAG GATGGAAACGGCTACATCAGTGCAGCCGAGCTCCGTCACGTCATGACCAATCTTGGCGAGAAGTTGACAGATGAGGAAGTGGACGAGATGATCCGAGAGGCAGATATCGATGGAGACGGTCAAGTCAACTATGAAG AGTTTGTCCAGATGATGACTGCAAAGTGA